From Oryzias melastigma strain HK-1 unplaced genomic scaffold, ASM292280v2 sc00765, whole genome shotgun sequence, one genomic window encodes:
- the LOC112140143 gene encoding C-reactive protein-like produces MKLLLLLVLMGTATAKVQDLSGKMFTFPQPTNSAHVRMSLANHCYQAVTVCHRSVTDLKRFHALFSVSTPSHDNSFVVFWSGGAQDVQTTVKTTAIGYGGCDYKSNKWHSICTTWDSVTGLGQMWFDGVPSIRKFIRSGEAITGQAIVILGQEQDKHGGGFDINQSFVGMMSDVHMWDYILSPCEIQNYMENLHFTPGNVLNWNALDFDISGHVLIENKTVVCQLKNI; encoded by the exons ATGAAGTTGTTGCTTTTACTTGTGCTAATGGGAACCGCAACTGCAAAGGTCCAAG ATCTTTCCGGAAAAATGTTCACCTTCCCCCAGCCAACAAACTCAGCTCATGTGAGGATGAGTCTAGCAAATCATTGTTACCAAGCTGTAACTGTCTGTCACAG ATCTGTGACAGACCTTAAAAGATTCCACGCCCTCTTTTCTGTATCCACACCCTCTCACGACAACAGCTTCGTGGTTTTCTGGTCAGGTGGAGCCCAAGATGTACAGACCACTGTCAAAACTACAGCGATTGGTTATGGAGGATGCGACTACAAGTCAAACAAGTGGCACTCCATCTGCACCACATGGGACTCTGTGACTGGACTCGGACAAATGTGGTTTGATGGGGTACCTTCAATCAGGAAATTTATAAGGTCTGGAGAAGCCATCACTGGGCAAGCTATAGTTATTTTAGGACAG GAACAAGACAAACATGGTGGAGGGTTTGACATTAACCAGAGCTTTGTTGGCATGATGTCAGATGTCCACATGTGGGACTACATCCTATCACCGTGTGAGATCCAGAACTACATGGAAAACCTGCACTTCACTCCAGGAAATGTGCTGAACTGGAACGCGCTGGACTTTGATATTTCTGGCCATGTCctgattgaaaataaaactgtggtttgtcaacttaaaaatatttaa